One genomic window of Bacillus mycoides includes the following:
- a CDS encoding WXG100 family type VII secretion target, which translates to MAGQIRMSPEELKSKATRYGQGANQIEDILRQLQNLQNELRGEWEGRAFEGFDQQFNQLKPKVQNFAELLQEINMQLNKTAEAVARHDEDLSRNFGLQ; encoded by the coding sequence ATGGCAGGACAAATTCGTATGTCACCAGAGGAGCTTAAATCGAAAGCGACTCGATATGGACAAGGTGCAAATCAAATTGAGGACATTTTACGTCAGTTACAAAACTTACAAAATGAATTAAGAGGAGAATGGGAAGGTCGTGCTTTCGAAGGTTTTGATCAACAGTTCAATCAATTAAAACCAAAAGTACAAAACTTCGCAGAGCTATTACAAGAAATTAATATGCAGCTTAATAAAACTGCAGAGGCTGTTGCTAGACACGACGAAGATCTTTCTCGTAATTTCGGTCTACAATAA
- a CDS encoding GNAT family N-acetyltransferase produces the protein MITKANEEETKQILNYAAQSLFEGTKGNCQVSTEKAIEITKPLVEKGAYYIVTKEENKVVGWILIGGNVDYFSREKLGFIYELYVFSEYRGRGLSRKLMKAGIKELQEKYSEIRLNVFAGNFAKEMYEDFGFVERQVIMTLK, from the coding sequence ATGATTACAAAAGCGAATGAGGAAGAAACGAAACAAATATTAAATTATGCAGCTCAATCTCTTTTCGAAGGAACAAAGGGGAATTGTCAGGTAAGTACAGAAAAAGCGATTGAAATTACAAAACCTTTAGTAGAAAAAGGGGCGTATTATATAGTTACAAAGGAAGAAAATAAAGTAGTAGGATGGATACTAATAGGAGGAAATGTGGACTATTTCTCTCGTGAAAAACTTGGTTTTATTTATGAATTGTATGTTTTTTCAGAGTATCGCGGGAGAGGATTATCACGAAAACTAATGAAAGCTGGGATCAAGGAACTACAAGAAAAGTATTCAGAAATTCGCTTGAATGTATTTGCAGGGAACTTTGCAAAAGAAATGTACGAAGATTTTGGCTTCGTTGAAAGACAAGTAATCATGACTTTGAAGTGA
- the essA gene encoding type VII secretion protein EssA, with amino-acid sequence MIKQWSIVAKLSFLSILLLFVALPIRSAADSYLGDDGKIKFKVDRLEESDQEKNKKEHKETELDKASIELFNKEVEEEIQKKKKKEQKDMEALRDSLFIKQKEINSVKDTKNSLFSSEYVVRKSADEVASNETMNEKPISTTIIILFGGGIVLICIGIYTVLRKSWR; translated from the coding sequence ATGATCAAACAATGGAGCATAGTGGCTAAGTTATCATTTCTCTCTATCCTTTTACTGTTTGTCGCGCTACCGATAAGGAGCGCGGCTGACAGTTATCTTGGTGATGATGGGAAGATTAAGTTTAAAGTGGATCGACTTGAAGAAAGCGACCAAGAAAAAAATAAAAAGGAACATAAGGAAACGGAATTAGATAAAGCATCAATTGAGTTATTTAACAAAGAAGTAGAAGAAGAAATTCAGAAAAAGAAAAAGAAAGAACAAAAAGATATGGAAGCTTTACGAGATTCTCTTTTTATAAAACAAAAAGAAATAAATAGTGTTAAAGATACGAAAAATAGTTTGTTTAGCAGTGAATACGTTGTGAGAAAAAGTGCAGATGAAGTAGCGAGTAATGAAACAATGAATGAAAAGCCAATTAGTACAACAATAATAATATTATTTGGCGGTGGCATTGTACTTATTTGCATCGGTATTTATACAGTTCTTCGCAAAAGTTGGAGGTAA
- a CDS encoding cupin domain-containing protein: protein MKIFDFSEKVGKHISAFQSNFIMSKILKHQGNVHIGSMHLQPNGVIGYHEAVVSQLLLIVQGEGFVCGSDKEKVKIGAGQAAFWAKGELHETSTEKGLMAIVIESDGLENGISMMIRGQEGERNDYKSE, encoded by the coding sequence ATGAAAATTTTTGATTTCAGTGAAAAAGTGGGAAAGCATATATCAGCATTTCAATCTAACTTTATAATGTCAAAAATATTAAAACATCAAGGGAATGTACATATCGGTTCTATGCATCTACAACCGAATGGAGTTATTGGATATCATGAAGCAGTTGTATCTCAACTGCTTCTAATTGTACAAGGAGAAGGATTTGTTTGCGGATCAGATAAAGAAAAAGTGAAGATAGGAGCTGGACAAGCTGCATTTTGGGCGAAGGGCGAGTTACATGAAACGAGTACGGAAAAAGGATTGATGGCAATTGTCATTGAGTCAGACGGTCTTGAAAATGGTATTTCAATGATGATTAGAGGGCAGGAGGGAGAAAGGAATGATTACAAAAGCGAATGA
- the essB gene encoding type VII secretion protein EssB, protein MTEKTIQIDAMNYQFQIEKENWKLEMTKSQTRIKDFRQFDIITGASSEFVPLTIEETDDMFTFIFQVDKKLYKWDDLSRFGRNEKLRLLRNVAQFRKYLNKRITFFLHPDNIVFNANLIPSIIHRGIRDIVPPTPLLEEQFLTQYKCLIIALFSQKHNFDDLYAGLLKDAKETTFEQTVAQMESLDALLQFLDDSFEKEQTKTEKNMQLVHKKSYKSFKYLAFSFIAATVVLVAPLIYFTFIKFPYQNKLLEANANFIATDYDKVITQLNEEEFESLPVASKYELAFAYITAEKLGENQKKAIMKNISLKSDEKYLLYWMYNGKGDFDKSLDLAKTLDDPQLIMYGLVKQIESLKNNPDLSGEERDQKLKTYEQQLDEYKKKYGNSSSDKDLSDTEKKE, encoded by the coding sequence ATGACGGAAAAAACAATTCAAATTGATGCAATGAACTATCAATTTCAAATAGAAAAAGAAAATTGGAAATTGGAGATGACCAAATCTCAAACACGTATAAAAGACTTCCGTCAATTCGATATAATTACGGGCGCATCATCTGAGTTTGTACCATTAACGATAGAAGAAACGGATGATATGTTTACTTTTATATTTCAAGTGGATAAAAAATTATATAAGTGGGACGATCTTAGCCGTTTTGGAAGAAATGAGAAATTAAGACTGCTTCGAAATGTTGCGCAGTTTCGTAAATATTTAAATAAACGAATCACGTTCTTTTTACATCCGGACAATATAGTTTTTAATGCTAATTTAATACCAAGTATTATACATAGAGGAATTAGAGATATTGTTCCACCAACCCCGTTGTTAGAAGAGCAATTTTTAACACAATATAAGTGTCTAATTATTGCTTTATTCTCCCAAAAGCACAATTTTGATGATTTGTATGCTGGGTTACTAAAAGATGCAAAAGAAACAACATTTGAACAAACCGTTGCTCAAATGGAAAGTTTAGATGCATTACTGCAGTTTCTGGATGACAGCTTTGAGAAGGAACAAACAAAAACAGAAAAAAATATGCAGTTAGTACATAAAAAGAGCTACAAATCATTTAAATATTTAGCTTTTTCCTTCATAGCGGCGACAGTTGTTTTAGTTGCTCCTTTAATATATTTCACTTTTATAAAATTTCCTTATCAAAATAAATTATTAGAAGCAAATGCGAATTTCATAGCAACTGATTATGACAAAGTAATTACTCAATTAAATGAAGAGGAATTTGAATCATTACCGGTTGCGTCTAAATATGAGTTAGCATTTGCATACATTACAGCTGAAAAACTAGGTGAAAATCAAAAGAAAGCAATTATGAAAAATATTAGTTTGAAAAGTGATGAAAAGTATTTACTTTATTGGATGTATAACGGAAAAGGTGATTTTGATAAATCATTAGATTTAGCTAAAACACTTGATGATCCGCAGCTTATTATGTACGGCCTTGTTAAACAAATTGAATCGCTGAAAAATAATCCGGACTTGTCAGGAGAAGAGCGTGATCAAAAGTTAAAAACATATGAACAACAATTAGATGAGTATAAAAAGAAATATGGCAATTCATCAAG
- a CDS encoding EsaB/YukD family protein, which translates to MAIQTHINVTVDFSKWNGNTYDLRIPNHQSIKYLLKNLLDTLKIDNHEGSHFVIKVKNKSIVLTDNDRLIDHQITDGDILQVL; encoded by the coding sequence ATGGCAATACAAACACATATTAATGTAACGGTAGATTTTAGTAAATGGAATGGAAATACATATGATTTGCGTATTCCAAATCATCAATCTATTAAATATTTATTGAAAAATTTATTAGATACGCTAAAGATTGATAATCATGAAGGTTCACATTTTGTAATTAAAGTGAAAAATAAGTCAATTGTTTTAACGGATAATGATCGTTTAATTGATCACCAAATAACAGATGGAGATATTTTACAAGTTTTATAA
- the esaA gene encoding type VII secretion protein EsaA, whose product MKKFKWSILLFIILALVLSTGVSYLALNQNVKKANENSTPKMTVALVNEDQGTVFEGNKIAFGDQFVKNVNKNTKQEWYVVSRGVAENGLKNNNYNMMIVIPNDFSRKAVAIDSELPEKLTLNYKVNATGNKDLKAEAENTASTILEDFNKQIIDVYFASIIGKLQGAQDNIGKIIEKGNVQTTMYKKDVHSPLANYTNQFKIVQDYTGVSVNSFKGFQDVLKGFGQTLDEGNKSNNTYLEGFNNFQKMQSDNNLLANNFSSQFNQSMSEMGAGDALKQLSSLESANKIIANQFTLSEKEPNILADASAIQKYLTDVKKQVSEYDTELAGKLESDIQETIIKKLKQSMSNDGKQEIFINTLMKQPDVRIKKQIENLIAKLPSLNMEEIVQSDLPDATKLQLQNVIQFTNKYNKENNFYYDPVNKISLGNAIKEVKDRLYKEGITFSDTAKVIKMESSQTLKINIPEEFELYGSTEALYIDDVDYTSMFLEKNGEIIIPPRNEGDIKINLHVKLKDPNINIDVFSPVMWDWRLNGNDEKETSSGKEEPKKENEGTQSENSKVENVVNKTRYGIMPLAHTTKKPIIQKTEQGNNDNGGTSEGGTGTDPGGNPGGGTGTDPGGNPGGGTGTDPGGNPGGGTGTDPGGNPGGGTGTDPGGNPGGGTGTDPTGNRSRRRRNGNRSRNGTGTDPGGNPGGNPGGGTGTDPGGNPGGGTGTDPGGGTGTDNGGKSKVIERTTNQVVHQKSEELTKNISSVLIKEAVDTVESYQSLISLYEMYYGIDLRTKDVGPKLEEGSLDAIATEQSLYYVLNKQSLIDLISNLVSSSITTEVKQDMTGLKQKIDSYQQFITSADQNSMLLAEKLNVTTQQATSMNENLGEYLKGLAKWRESSLKLVEEQQVLTTNNTGEQTAVLSLDSGIKSLMMQSQSLVESSKHSLTTSDDVYKTFDQINGQAKEIQDSGTTIVSKADSLLNDFTKKMEDDKSFSKNFTEILANSRIGDRQNEMLYQFLSSPVQKQNDGVIVAGNAFTPYLIVLTCFIVALFTAYAIANQEKKRTQSDHFEEKFSLIDMNVPTTVVAFGISIVEGISIGIISGRLLQFGQDQSLLWIAFITIIMMAFVLVSTYLLRQIKMVGMFILLVFLSMYLFLTEAVGSKVDQMSSVGKVRQFSPLQYIESFLNDFISGKDTGKVIFIVLFVIAIIGLVSNLFVWHKKWEEKEVNDQTMEHSG is encoded by the coding sequence GTGAAAAAGTTTAAGTGGAGCATCTTGTTGTTTATTATTTTAGCTCTTGTGCTATCAACAGGAGTTTCCTATTTAGCATTAAATCAAAATGTTAAGAAAGCTAATGAGAATAGCACGCCAAAAATGACAGTTGCATTAGTAAATGAAGATCAAGGAACTGTATTTGAAGGGAATAAAATAGCGTTTGGAGATCAATTTGTTAAAAATGTAAATAAAAATACGAAACAAGAATGGTACGTAGTTAGTCGCGGAGTAGCAGAAAATGGTTTGAAAAATAATAATTACAATATGATGATTGTTATACCAAATGATTTTTCTAGGAAAGCAGTTGCGATTGATTCAGAACTACCAGAGAAATTAACTTTAAACTACAAAGTAAATGCAACTGGGAATAAAGATTTGAAAGCTGAGGCTGAAAATACGGCGTCTACAATTTTAGAGGATTTCAATAAGCAAATCATCGACGTTTATTTTGCAAGTATTATCGGTAAGTTGCAAGGTGCACAAGATAATATAGGTAAAATAATTGAAAAAGGAAACGTTCAAACAACTATGTACAAAAAAGATGTACACAGTCCTTTGGCAAATTACACAAATCAATTTAAAATAGTGCAAGATTATACTGGGGTTTCTGTTAATAGTTTTAAAGGATTTCAGGATGTATTAAAAGGGTTTGGTCAAACTTTAGATGAAGGAAATAAATCTAATAATACTTATTTGGAAGGTTTTAATAACTTTCAAAAAATGCAATCTGATAATAATTTGTTAGCTAATAATTTTTCGAGTCAATTTAATCAATCTATGAGTGAGATGGGTGCAGGTGATGCTTTAAAGCAGTTAAGCTCACTGGAATCGGCAAATAAAATTATTGCAAATCAATTTACGCTTTCAGAGAAAGAACCAAATATTTTAGCTGATGCTTCAGCAATTCAAAAATATTTAACAGATGTAAAAAAACAAGTGTCAGAATATGATACAGAACTTGCAGGAAAGTTAGAAAGTGATATTCAAGAGACGATAATTAAAAAGTTAAAGCAATCTATGTCGAACGATGGAAAGCAAGAAATCTTTATAAATACATTAATGAAACAACCAGATGTTCGAATAAAGAAACAAATCGAAAATTTAATTGCAAAATTACCTAGTTTAAACATGGAAGAAATCGTTCAAAGTGATTTGCCAGATGCAACGAAATTACAACTGCAAAATGTAATTCAATTTACAAATAAATATAATAAAGAAAATAATTTTTATTATGACCCTGTAAATAAAATATCTTTAGGAAACGCCATTAAAGAAGTAAAGGATAGACTTTATAAAGAGGGAATTACATTTAGTGATACAGCGAAAGTAATTAAAATGGAATCTTCACAAACTTTGAAGATAAATATTCCAGAAGAGTTTGAACTATATGGAAGTACCGAAGCTTTGTATATTGATGATGTGGATTACACAAGTATGTTTCTGGAGAAAAACGGAGAAATCATTATACCACCTCGTAATGAAGGGGATATAAAGATTAACCTGCATGTGAAGTTAAAAGATCCAAACATCAATATAGATGTTTTCTCTCCTGTAATGTGGGACTGGAGATTAAATGGAAATGACGAAAAAGAAACTAGTTCTGGAAAAGAAGAACCTAAAAAAGAGAATGAAGGAACACAATCCGAAAATAGCAAGGTGGAAAATGTAGTTAATAAAACGCGATATGGAATAATGCCACTAGCACATACTACTAAAAAACCTATCATTCAAAAAACAGAACAAGGTAACAATGATAATGGAGGAACCTCTGAAGGCGGAACGGGAACAGATCCAGGAGGAAACCCAGGAGGCGGAACGGGAACAGATCCAGGAGGAAACCCAGGAGGCGGAACGGGAACAGATCCAGGAGGAAACCCAGGAGGCGGAACGGGAACAGATCCAGGAGGAAACCCAGGAGGCGGAACGGGAACAGATCCAGGAGGAAACCCAGGAGGCGGAACAGGAACAGATCCAACAGGGAACAGATCCAGGAGGAGGCGGAACGGGAACAGATCCAGGAACGGAACAGGAACAGATCCAGGAGGAAATCCAGGAGGAAACCCAGGAGGCGGAACGGGAACAGATCCAGGAGGAAATCCAGGAGGCGGAACAGGAACAGATCCAGGAGGTGGAACAGGAACAGATAACGGTGGAAAATCAAAAGTTATTGAACGAACGACGAATCAAGTTGTACATCAAAAATCAGAAGAATTAACAAAAAATATATCTAGTGTATTAATAAAAGAAGCAGTAGATACAGTTGAAAGTTATCAAAGTTTAATTAGTCTGTACGAAATGTATTATGGGATTGATTTAAGAACGAAAGATGTAGGTCCTAAGCTAGAAGAGGGAAGTTTAGATGCAATTGCAACTGAACAATCTTTGTACTACGTATTAAATAAACAAAGCTTAATTGATTTAATTTCAAACCTTGTTTCATCTAGTATTACGACAGAAGTTAAGCAAGATATGACAGGTTTAAAACAAAAAATAGACTCTTATCAACAATTCATTACTAGTGCGGATCAAAATTCAATGCTACTAGCGGAGAAATTAAATGTAACGACGCAGCAGGCAACTAGTATGAATGAAAATTTAGGAGAATATTTAAAAGGTTTAGCGAAATGGCGTGAAAGTAGCTTAAAGCTAGTTGAAGAACAGCAAGTGCTAACAACAAATAATACTGGTGAGCAAACAGCTGTTTTATCGTTAGATTCTGGTATTAAATCATTAATGATGCAAAGTCAGTCATTGGTCGAGAGTTCGAAGCATAGTTTAACAACATCAGACGATGTATATAAAACATTTGATCAAATTAATGGACAAGCAAAAGAAATTCAAGACAGCGGAACGACAATTGTTTCAAAGGCTGATTCATTATTAAATGACTTTACAAAGAAAATGGAAGATGATAAATCATTCTCCAAAAACTTTACTGAAATTTTGGCTAATAGCCGAATTGGTGATCGCCAAAATGAAATGTTATACCAATTTTTATCTAGTCCAGTACAGAAACAAAATGATGGAGTAATTGTAGCTGGTAATGCTTTTACACCATATTTAATCGTATTAACTTGTTTTATTGTTGCATTATTTACAGCATACGCAATTGCGAATCAAGAAAAGAAACGAACGCAATCAGATCATTTTGAAGAGAAGTTCTCATTAATTGATATGAATGTACCAACTACAGTAGTGGCATTCGGTATATCAATTGTGGAAGGAATTAGTATAGGTATCATTTCTGGACGTCTTTTACAGTTCGGTCAAGATCAAAGTTTACTATGGATTGCGTTTATCACAATCATTATGATGGCGTTTGTATTGGTCTCAACATACTTATTACGACAAATAAAAATGGTAGGGATGTTTATACTATTAGTATTTTTAAGTATGTACCTATTTTTAACTGAAGCAGTTGGAAGTAAAGTAGATCAAATGTCGTCTGTTGGAAAGGTACGTCAATTCTCACCGCTTCAGTATATAGAAAGTTTTCTAAATGATTTTATTAGCGGTAAAGATACTGGAAAAGTTATTTTCATCGTGTTGTTTGTAATTGCCATTATAGGATTAGTTAGTAATCTGTTTGTATGGCATAAGAAATGGGAGGAAAAAGAAGTAAATGATCAAACAATGGAGCATAGTGGCTAA